From Quercus robur chromosome 8, dhQueRobu3.1, whole genome shotgun sequence:
CTATTCATGGTGTTGTGTGGTTTTAGATTTGTACTTATCAAGAGAGACAGAAATCGCACTATATACCTCTATGTGCATGTTCCTTAGATTGAAGTATTTGATTTGGGTATAGTCTGAATCAGTGTATTGGATGGTTGTTTACCTATGCACTCATGCCTGAAGATCAAGATGCATTTTGTCAGATGGACTCAATAAATGAAAGTAAATATGtacataaatttagaattttccCAATAATTAGGAGCTTATGTTATGGTTTTTActtgggtttttaatttttgtagtttttatcACTTCTGAGTTATGTACTTCAAAAAGGTCTGAACAGATAAATTATTCATGCTTTTGCCGTGTTTAATTTGGATGCTATGTCCTAACCTACTCCTTTAACTGCATAATATTAATTATGACATGTCCCATTCAACgaattgttaaaaatatagtGAATGTTGAAAATAAAAGGATATTGGACATTAACGTCACCCTTTCCATAAGGCATGTTGTTTAAAACGGAAAATTATAGCTATTCATCCAATCCTGTTGTGACAAGTACAACAACTACTACTACAAACAAGCCTTAGACCCAAAATTTTAGGGTCAGCTCTGTTGTGACTTGTAATATGAAGATTTACCAAATGGAGACTGATATATTTTATTCAGTCAATTACTTGTTTTATTACCTGATTACTTATATGTTGTACTAGATTTGCATCTTGAGATCCAGATAAACTATTATTTTCTGCTTCATGTCCCTTGCAATatttatttcatgattttttgCTAGAGCATCTAATCTGATATTGTAATGGCAGGAATAGAAGAGCAAAATAttgaaatcaaacttaaaacaTTCGGTCCTCAAGAAAACAACGGTCCTGTAATATTGGTAGTTAATGCATGTTGCAGCCGGgacacaaaagaaaatgttgTAGGGGTTTGCTTTATCGGCCAAGATGTCACAGGACAAAAGGTGATTTGGGACAAATATACTCGTATCCAAGGTGATTATGTTGGAATCATGCGGAGCCCTTCTGCACTTATTCCTCCAATTTTCATGACTGATGAGCATGGCCGATGCTTGGAATGGAATGATGCAATGCAGAAATTGTCTGGTTTGAGGAGGGAAGAGGCAACTGAGCGGATGCTTCTTGGGGAAGTTTTCAcagtaaaaaattttggttgtCGGGTTAAAGATCATGACACATTGACCAAGCTTAGGATACTACTTAATGGGGTAATTGCTGGCCATGATGctgataagttgttatttggATTCTATGATCGATTGGGTAATTATGTTGAAGCATTACTTTCTGCAAACAAAAGGACTGATGCAGAGGGAAGGATTACTGGGGCTTTGTTCTTTTTGCATGTGGCTAGTCCAGAACTTCAGTATGCTATGCAGGTGCAGAGAATATCAGAAAAGGCTGAAGCTGATAGTATCAAGAAATTGTCATATTTTCGTCAGGAAATCAGCAAGCCTTTGAATGGGATTATGTTTATGCAGAATCTAATGGGATCCTCTAATTTAAGTAAAGAGCAGAAGGAACTAATAAAGATAAGCTCATTGTGTCAGGAACAATTAGCCAAGGTTGTTGATGATACTGATATTGAAAGAATTGAGGAATGGTATGGTCTTTTAGCTTAATTACTTCTTCGAATGCTTGTGCGCTTAATCAGTTTATTTGTTTCCATATTGAATTAGATGGTccaatatattgttatattttccTGAACATTTAGAAATGATTTAAGTTCTGATTAATATTCTTAACGGTTGTTAACAGTCAATAGACTCTCTAAATCTAGCTGTGTCAATGCTTGCATACGTAAGACTACAGTAAGACTAAAGATATATGAATGAGTTAAACCTATCAAGAAAAAGACTAAAAGGGGCCATGGTCTCCCCTTggccccccacccccccccaaaaaaaagttaaaaaatatagtattgtctcataaaaataataagattacaaatatatcatacaGATTTTATAGAAGTTCCACTCAAATTCATTGATTGAAACTTTATGTTGGATACTTGTGTTCTTTTTGCAGCATGGAACGGCTAAATGCCTATCCACCCTAAATTATGGTTGCAATATGCATCTTAAACTACAAAATGTTGCAATCAATATCCTTATTCAAGATTAATTTGCACTTTCCACCTCACTATACAATCATTGTCTAACTAGTGGGTAACTATACCCCTTAAATTATGGAGCCCATTCCCAACATGCAccctaaactaaaaaaatactacAATTAATACCCTAATTTGAGATTAATATATCCACTAATTTGAACAGCAGTATGGACATTGTAAATTAATCTCAAAGTAGAATGTTAATTGCAAAATTTGTAGTTTTAAGTTACCAATTGCCTCTTCCAGACATGAAAAAGTGGGATCTTTGTGTACTGGGTATGAGTTGCAATTACCTTGTCTTTCTAATTTGTCAAGCAGGAGTAATTGAGGAGCAAAATGATGATTTAAATTGATAAGTCGCAATTAGAATACAAATGATATTGGatatggaaaagaaagaaatacagAGGACAatgagaaaagaatggaaaatcTAAAGTCATTGTTTTCCACAAGATTCAATTATTGTCAATTTACGTTATGACCTCTCCGTAGAGCCATTTGTTATTTTCATATGATTTGGTTAAAGGATTGTAGCTTCTGATTCATTACGGGCTGCAGATCCAATTGCTGTTTGTATGCTACAATTTTCTAGGATCAATATTTATTGGTTCTTGTCTCCACATGTTTCTACTTTCCTTGTCAATCAATTATGGGTAGTTACAACCAAGAACTTGAAGCTCAACTGGCACCTCTGGTGTTTCCAACAGAGATGTCCATGGTTCAAATCCTCCCACCCCTATTGTTGTACATattgaatttatcaaaaaacaaattatgacTAGTTGCATGTTTACTCATTATTTTaccatatatatcatatatgtgcATTTTGAGTTTTCAAATTGCATTGTGAATCACTCTTTCTATTCTTCTTGATTCTATGTTTTTTGATATTTGGTGTATATTGGACTAGTTTGCTTTTCTTTCATTGATTTTATAGATTGTTATGCCTTTTGAAACACCTTTGATCTTTGGTATACCTGTTTGCAGCTACATGGAAATGAGCTCTGGTGAATTCAACCTTGGGGAAGTTCTTGAAGTTGTCATAAATCAAGTTATGATTTTGAGCCAGGAGTGCCAGGTGCAGGTCATCCGTGATTCACCTGCTGAAGTTTCATCAATGAACTTATATGGAGACAACTTGAGGCTTCAGCAAGTTCTTTCAGATTTTTTGACTAATGCACTCCACTTCACCCCTGCATTCGAAGGATCATCTGTTGCATTCAGAGTGATTCCAAGGAAGGAGCGTATAGGGATGAAAATGCACATTGTCCATCTTGAATTTAGGTAATTTGTTTtacatatttataaataagtGTTATGGTTTTCTTAATTGGTAAGCTACACATGCACtcaatgggtcttgaacccacaacctcaccttCCAACCCGTTATTATGGAGGAAGTGTCATTTGAGTTAAAGCTCCTTTGCTTGAGTGTTGGGGTTTATATTGCTTAGATATGTGTTGCTGTCTAAGTTCAATGACAGCTACTAGTTAAATATAACTAATAGCAATATCTAAATTACCTATAGAGTATCATCATCAGTTTTGAGTAATCAGAATATCACCCATTCAAAGATGATTTCTTCactgaaaatataaaataaatatagtaaaaagaaatcaaagaatgtgccaatattttgtttatactGAATGCCATAAGGGTCTTTATCCAATATAGGATTTTAAAGCCCTATGACTTAGATACTGTGTGACAAGGACATGAAGGTGGATAATTGATTAATAGGCAAAGGccacttctttttttaattatggatTCTGATGCATGTATAAGAGTATGCTTGTTGCTTCTCAATACATGATGTGGAAGAAAGGCTGAAATGGTAGTGCCTTTATTACATAGGTTGAACCATAGTTGTCCATTTTAATAAGGATGAACGAGAAACttatttatgttttcaaaaatgGGAAAGCACATTCAGAACCAGACCTGGAAATGCCCTAAAATGCAGGAAGATAGATTTTAGAATGAATAGATACCAACTTAGAGTCGCTTCAAAAAAATGCAGGGTAAACATTGCTTGTGATGGTATTCCAAGTACACCGGTTATTTTTACCCTTGCTTTGCCACATGTAGCCCTTTCCAAACCCTAGTTTCTTCCTTGCTAAGTGTCCCTTTCATATCCTCATGCCTTTATGTTGTATTTCCCATCCTTTCCATATGTTGCATCACAAGGTTGAATGCATGAGAGAATAAAAGATCCAGGACAAAGACTATGATGTATAGATCTACTGTATGCTAGTTGGTCTATTTGATGTATGGCATCAAACGAGAAACTTGGAACAGCATATTGGGTTAAATGTTTGGAGAACAGATTAGACGATTTCTAGGATATAAAGTGATATGCGAATGTTGCCATTCTTTCTTTAGATTTGTTTAGTTACCccttattattaaaataaagtaCATGTGGCTGAAACAAAATAGAACAAATCATTATACATAAAATTCCCCATTGTATTTAATATTCTTTGCCGAAGTCGATGAATTTATTTGTGCTTAACATGGCAGGATCACCCATCCGGCACCTGGGATTCCAGAAGATCTAATTCAGGAGATGTTTCACCACAACCATGGTGTCTCAAGGGAAGGGCTTGGCCTATACATTTGCCAGAAGCTTGTGAAGATCATGAATGGCACTGTACAATATCTAAGAGAGGCAGAGAGATCATCCTTTATAATTCTTATAGAATTCCCATTGGTTTGTCCCATTGACCAATGAATCCGATGGTCTATTGAGGTTTCTAACACAACCAACATCTGCTGGCCAACTAATCCAGTTATTGGTGTACGCACAAAAGAAGTGTCTAAATAGCTTATAGTTGACCCAGGGATTGTTCATAGGTTGGATGATGCTTGAATTAGTGCTGCCTGCTCAACTTGGGAAACTGGATGATTGTTGTTCAGAGAATGCAAAACAGGTGAAAGTTGAATAGCCGGGTCCATTTTGATGTTTCTGAGActgaataattaattataaagttCAGTGGAACCCTTCTCACAACCTCAAGCCAGACATACTCTTTCTGACGTTCtttaatatcttttttgtaACATCATTCCTCAATCAGGTTCTCTTAGTTTAATGGAAAAGCTCAATGGCTAAAGCCTTGTAAAttaagatctctctctctctctctctcacacacatttTACTCTAGCAGTGGTGCGTGCAGTTTGGGTTGTTCAATAAGCCAAGCAAGGGTGATAGCATGTTTGGTACTGCATCAATCCAAACTTACACACTAACGTTGTGAAATTATATATCTTCCAACTGAACTTTGAAAGCTACTAAAGGTCCTTGGGCATAGTAATGCTAGCCCATTCTATAtggaaaaatatcattttgaagcacctgatatatatatatatatatattggtgttCGCTGCGCATGTGTGGTCTAAAAGTTTAAAGTTATTTGTAAATCTTGTTCCGACTATGATTGAAAGTTGACCTTTTCGGCTTTTAGGACTagtttagtctttttttttcttttcctctggGCAAGTAATGTCAATTAATCTTTTAACTGGCATGGGAATGGGAACACTTGTGCAAAAGACAGTTATAAGATCAGCTAATCTCTGCATCTCCATAGTGatttaaatcaacaaaaattttattgaaaacagCGAGAAGTAGAGTTAAGATCCCAAAAGCTGGGCCTTCTCCAACAAATTACATCAGAAAAAATCAGAAGGGCAGTGCCTAAAACAAAACTACCTTCCAACCTTTTGTTGAGATACCAGTCCAGGATGCTAAAACATGAACGGCCTCTCCTTGGAGCCCATCTGAATTCTGAAGTGAAGATCCAGAACTTAAGAGGCCGGTCTCAGAGTCAGGTGTTGCCAGAGCATAACACCGATATTCTCCATGATGCAAATTTGGATGGATCAACTATAGCCAAAATGTTGTAACTCAATTGGAATTTCTTGATGTATCTAATAGAGATGTTTAGAATTTAAACATTCTTTTCACCATCtacttatctttaaaaaaaaaaaaaaactatattatcTATTCAAATATTTTGACATCACTTTCAAGCAACTATGGCTTGGGAAATATTGTGATTCGGTATCTGATGAGTGAATCAATTAATTGCTTCAATTTAGCTTGGATAAGGTAGTGGTTTCTACTCTCTTGGAATGAGTAAAAAAATCAATGTTCCTCTAACTACTATAGCAACATATGATTTGTCTTGGCCAAATGCGTCATcacaatatattttgatgacTACTTATGGACCATGTCTTAGCCCTTTGAACTAGAGCACCAGCTGATTTGAGAAAGCaaatttaaaatcacaattGAAAGTTTTAGgcaaaatttgtaaaaagtgTGATTTTTCAATAGAATTACCGAAAAGACAGAgctatagaaaaaaaaaggttatcctcgtttaaaaataaaatcaatctaGTAGTAGTAGCAGTagtatttgttttcttttctttgataattGGGAAGTTTGATGGCAAAACCTGAAAATGGTGTTGTTTTCATTTCGCTGGTTTTATAGTCATAGTAATAGTAATACTAGGCGAATTTCAAACTCTGGTTTTTATACAACTACAACTACATTCACTGTCTCACCCATACCAGTAGCAGTAGCagtaccaccaccaccaccaccaccacacatcACTCTTTCCCTCAAACCTCCAAATCACATTACACCATCCTCTTCATCCCCTCCTTTAATCCCATTACAAAACTTACTTCATCACTACAAATCATCTAATAAGCCCCAACAACTTTCATCATATTCAGATTCCCAATCATTTGAATTTCTTGTTGCTCCATACcgacattcttcttctcctagACACCTTCATTTGCAGATTTTCAAATATGGCTTTGccaatgatatttttttatgcaataCCCTTATTAATATCTACTCTAGAATTGCTGATTTGCTTTCTGCACGTAAGCTATTTGATGAAATGCCTCTAAGAAATTCTGTTACATGGGCTTGTTTGATTTCGGGGTATACCCAGAATGGTGTGCCTGAAGAGGCATGTCTGTTGTTTAAAGGGATGGTTGGTTCTGGTTTTTCACCTAATCACTATGCTTTTGGTAGTGCTCTTCGAGCTTGCCAGGAATGTGGGCCATGGGGTGTTACTTTTGGAATGCAGATTCATGGATTAGTTTCAAAAACTCAGTTTGCATTTGATGTGGTGGTATGTAATGTGCTGATATCGATGTATGGTAATTCTCTTGGTTCTGCTGATGATGCTCGCCGTGTTTTTGATCAGATTGAGATCAGAAATTCAATATCTTGGAATTCAATTATTTCAGTTTGTTCTCAAAGAGGAGATGCAGTTTCTGCTTTTCAACTCTTTTCAAGAATGGAATGGCAGGGTTCCGGATTCAGTTTGAAACCTAATGAATATACTTTTGGAAGCTTAATATCCGTTGCTTGTTCATCATTTGATACTGGTTTGAGTTTGCTTAAGCAGATGCTTGCCAGGGTTAAGAAGTCGGGATATCTTGTGGACCTGTATGTTGGTAGTGCCTTGGTAAGTGGGTTTGCCAGGTTTGGACTGATTGATTATGCTAAGCAGATGTTTGAGCAGATGAGCAAGAGGAATGCAGTTTCCATGAATGGTTTGATGGTTGGATTGGTGAGGCAAAAACGAGGAGAAGAAGCAGCTCAGATTTTCATGGAGATGAGAGACTTGGTTGATTGCAATCTTGATTCGTATGTGATTCTACTAAGTGCTCTTCCCGAATTTGCTGTGTTGGAGGATGGCAAAAGAAAGGGTACAGAGGTCCATGCGTACGTAATCCGAACAGGCTTAATTGACATAAAGCATGAAATTGGGAATGGGCTTGTTAATATGTATGCTAAATGTGGTTCTATTGCTGATGCTTGCTCTGTTTTCAGACTCATGGTTCATAAAGATTCAGTCTCATGGAACACCATGATTGCTGGTCTTGACCAGAATGAGTGTTTCGAAGATGCAGTCATTAACTTCAGTGTGATGAGGAGAACTAGATTAATGCCCTCAAATTTCACATTGATTAGTACTTTGAGTTCTTGTGCAAGCTTGGGGTGGAAGCTGCTGGGACAACAACTACATTGCGAAGGACTTAAATTGGGACTTGATTTGGATGTTTCAGTTTCTAATGCTCTTCTTGCACTGTATGCTGAAACTGGATGTCTTACTGAATCTGAAAAGGTTTTCTCCTTGATGCCAGACTATGATCAAGTTTCATGGAATTCAGTAATTAGGGCTTTTGCTGATTCAGAGGCATCAGTTGTAGAAGCTGTAAAATACTTCTTAAACATGATGCGAGCTGGATGGAGTCTTAACAGAATAAGCTTTATAAATATTCTTGCAGCAGTGTCATCCCTTTCACTTCACCAACTGGGCCATCAGATTCATGGTCTAGTGCTAAAATATAGTGTTGCAAATGACACTGCTATTGAGAATGCACTTTTGGCTTGCTATGGTAAATGTGGAGAGATAGATGAATGTGAGAAGATCTTTTCT
This genomic window contains:
- the LOC126695184 gene encoding putative pentatricopeptide repeat-containing protein At5g09950, with the translated sequence MVLFSFRWFYSHSNSNTRRISNSGFYTTTTTFTVSPIPVAVAVPPPPPPPHITLSLKPPNHITPSSSSPPLIPLQNLLHHYKSSNKPQQLSSYSDSQSFEFLVAPYRHSSSPRHLHLQIFKYGFANDIFLCNTLINIYSRIADLLSARKLFDEMPLRNSVTWACLISGYTQNGVPEEACLLFKGMVGSGFSPNHYAFGSALRACQECGPWGVTFGMQIHGLVSKTQFAFDVVVCNVLISMYGNSLGSADDARRVFDQIEIRNSISWNSIISVCSQRGDAVSAFQLFSRMEWQGSGFSLKPNEYTFGSLISVACSSFDTGLSLLKQMLARVKKSGYLVDLYVGSALVSGFARFGLIDYAKQMFEQMSKRNAVSMNGLMVGLVRQKRGEEAAQIFMEMRDLVDCNLDSYVILLSALPEFAVLEDGKRKGTEVHAYVIRTGLIDIKHEIGNGLVNMYAKCGSIADACSVFRLMVHKDSVSWNTMIAGLDQNECFEDAVINFSVMRRTRLMPSNFTLISTLSSCASLGWKLLGQQLHCEGLKLGLDLDVSVSNALLALYAETGCLTESEKVFSLMPDYDQVSWNSVIRAFADSEASVVEAVKYFLNMMRAGWSLNRISFINILAAVSSLSLHQLGHQIHGLVLKYSVANDTAIENALLACYGKCGEIDECEKIFSRMTDRRDEVSWNSMISGYIHNQLLAKAMDLVWFMMQRGQRLDCFTFATVLSACASVATLERGMEVHACTIRACLEYDVVVGSALVDMYTKCGRIDYASRFFHLMPVRNVYSWNSMISGYARHGHGHKALELFSQMKLHGQPPDHVTFVGVLSACSHVGLMDEGFKNFRSMSKEYGLAPQVEHFSCMVDLLGRAGELNKIEDFINKMPMEPNVLIWRTVLGACCRANGRNTELGQMAAKMLLELEPQNAVNYVLLSNMYASGGKWEDVAKARKAMRNAAVKKEAGCSWVTMKDEVHVFVAGDNSHPENDLIYEKLKELNRKMRDAGYVPETKFALYDLELENKEELLSYHSEKLAVAFALTRQSGLPIRIMKNLRICGDCHTAFKYISSIVGRLIVLRDSNRFHHFEDGKCSCGDYW